The following proteins are co-located in the Poecile atricapillus isolate bPoeAtr1 chromosome 2, bPoeAtr1.hap1, whole genome shotgun sequence genome:
- the LOC131576055 gene encoding submandibular gland secretory Glx-rich protein CB-like isoform X3 → MTEPVFPGTPEAAGAAAAQNTSRMPEADFPGPAGAAPAQNTSRMPEADFPGPAGAALARSSGMEQQQWCRSPGQHQNRIPPAESEQEEQHQHSRSSTSTAGAAPAQQQQHQHSSSSTSTAGTAPAQQEQHQHSRSSTSTAGTAPAQQEQHQHRAGCQRGFPWHSRSSTAQSTGTAQSTGTAQSRIAAQSRMPEPVFPGTVEQQEQHWHSTQQDVRASFPWHSTEQDIRASFPWHSESSPARLLDRDNSCLHFSPPQRSVPGKGQHWAGAGGNSPISRLGTDSSQRRRNGRKRHQGFLLKMLRDFGRL, encoded by the exons atgaCAGAGCCAGTTTTCCCTGGCAcaccagaagcagcaggagcagcagcagcacagaacacCAGCAGGATGCCAGAGGCAGATTTCCCtggcccagcaggagcagcaccagcacagaaCACCAGCAGGATGCCAGAG GCAGATTTCCCtggcccagcaggagcagcactggctcGGAGCAGTGGCATGGAACAGCAGCAATGGTGCAGATCACCAGGACAGCACCAGAACCGGATTCCCCCAGCAGAGtctgagcaggaggagcagcaccagcacagcaggagcagcaccagcacagcaggagcagcaccagcacagcagcagcagcaccagcacagcagcagcagcaccagcacagcaggaacagcaccagcacagcaggagcagcaccagcacagcaggagcagcaccagcacggCAGgaacagcaccagcacagcaggagcagcaccagcacagagcaggatgcCAGAGGGGttttccctggcacagcaggagcagcacagcacagagcactggcacagcacagagc actggcacagcacagagcaggat agcagcacagagcaggatgcCAGAGCCAGTTTTCCCTGGCAcagtggagcagcaggagcagcactggcacagcacacagcaggatgtcagagccagttttccctggcacagcacagagcaggataTCAGAGCCAGTTTCCCCTGGCACAGTGAGAGCAGCCCCGCACGGCTCTTGGACAGAGACAATTCCTGTTTGCACTTTTCTCCACCTCAACGAAGTGTCCCTGGCAAAGGGCAGCActgggctggtgctggtggcAATTCTCCCATCTCCAGGCTGGGGACTGATTCCAGTCAGCGCAGGAGGAATGGGAGGAAGAGGCACCAGGGCTTTCTCTTGAAGATGCTGAGAGATTTTGGAAGGCTGTAG
- the LOC131576055 gene encoding submandibular gland secretory Glx-rich protein CB-like isoform X1 — protein sequence MPELHSHSTAAAAAAQNTSTEQHRAGCQRQICQPSRSSTSTEQDDRASFPWHTRSSRSSSSTEHQQDARGRFPWPSRSSTSTEHQQDARGRSASPAAAAAQNTSRMPEADFPGPAGAALARSSGMEQQQWCRSPGQHQNRIPPAESEQEEQHQHSRSSTSTAGAAPAQQQQHQHSSSSTSTAGTAPAQQEQHQHSRSSTSTAGTAPAQQEQHQHRAGCQRGFPWHSRSSTAQSTGTAQSTGTAQSRIAAQSRMPEPVFPGTVEQQEQHWHSTQQDVRASFPWHSTEQDIRASFPWHSESSPARLLDRDNSCLHFSPPQRSVPGKGQHWAGAGGNSPISRLGTDSSQRRRNGRKRHQGFLLKMLRDFGRL from the exons atgcCAGAGCTGCattcccacagcacagcagcagcagcagcagcacagaacaccagcactgagcagcacagagcaggatgcCAGAGGCAgatctgccagcccagcaggagcagcaccagcacagagcaggatgaCAGAGCCAGTTTTCCCTGGCAcaccagaagcagcaggagcagcagcagcacagaacacCAGCAGGATGCCAGAGGCAGATTTCCCtggcccagcaggagcagcaccagcacagaaCACCAGCAGGATGCCAGAGGCAgatctgccagcccagcagcagcagcagcacagaacacCAGCAGGATGCCAGAGGCAGATTTCCCtggcccagcaggagcagcactggctcGGAGCAGTGGCATGGAACAGCAGCAATGGTGCAGATCACCAGGACAGCACCAGAACCGGATTCCCCCAGCAGAGtctgagcaggaggagcagcaccagcacagcaggagcagcaccagcacagcaggagcagcaccagcacagcagcagcagcaccagcacagcagcagcagcaccagcacagcaggaacagcaccagcacagcaggagcagcaccagcacagcaggagcagcaccagcacggCAGgaacagcaccagcacagcaggagcagcaccagcacagagcaggatgcCAGAGGGGttttccctggcacagcaggagcagcacagcacagagcactggcacagcacagagc actggcacagcacagagcaggat agcagcacagagcaggatgcCAGAGCCAGTTTTCCCTGGCAcagtggagcagcaggagcagcactggcacagcacacagcaggatgtcagagccagttttccctggcacagcacagagcaggataTCAGAGCCAGTTTCCCCTGGCACAGTGAGAGCAGCCCCGCACGGCTCTTGGACAGAGACAATTCCTGTTTGCACTTTTCTCCACCTCAACGAAGTGTCCCTGGCAAAGGGCAGCActgggctggtgctggtggcAATTCTCCCATCTCCAGGCTGGGGACTGATTCCAGTCAGCGCAGGAGGAATGGGAGGAAGAGGCACCAGGGCTTTCTCTTGAAGATGCTGAGAGATTTTGGAAGGCTGTAG
- the LOC131576055 gene encoding protein roadkill-like isoform X2 yields the protein MPELHSHSTAAAAAAQNTSTEQHRAGCQRQICQPSRSSTSTEQDDRASFPWHTRSSRSSSSTEHQQDARGRFPWPSRSSTSTEHQQDARGRSASPAGAALARSSGMEQQQWCRSPGQHQNRIPPAESEQEEQHQHSRSSTSTAGAAPAQQQQHQHSSSSTSTAGTAPAQQEQHQHSRSSTSTAGTAPAQQEQHQHRAGCQRGFPWHSRSSTAQSTGTAQSTGTAQSRIAAQSRMPEPVFPGTVEQQEQHWHSTQQDVRASFPWHSTEQDIRASFPWHSESSPARLLDRDNSCLHFSPPQRSVPGKGQHWAGAGGNSPISRLGTDSSQRRRNGRKRHQGFLLKMLRDFGRL from the exons atgcCAGAGCTGCattcccacagcacagcagcagcagcagcagcacagaacaccagcactgagcagcacagagcaggatgcCAGAGGCAgatctgccagcccagcaggagcagcaccagcacagagcaggatgaCAGAGCCAGTTTTCCCTGGCAcaccagaagcagcaggagcagcagcagcacagaacacCAGCAGGATGCCAGAGGCAGATTTCCCtggcccagcaggagcagcaccagcacagaaCACCAGCAGGATGCCAGAGGCAgatctgccagcccagcag gagcagcactggctcGGAGCAGTGGCATGGAACAGCAGCAATGGTGCAGATCACCAGGACAGCACCAGAACCGGATTCCCCCAGCAGAGtctgagcaggaggagcagcaccagcacagcaggagcagcaccagcacagcaggagcagcaccagcacagcagcagcagcaccagcacagcagcagcagcaccagcacagcaggaacagcaccagcacagcaggagcagcaccagcacagcaggagcagcaccagcacggCAGgaacagcaccagcacagcaggagcagcaccagcacagagcaggatgcCAGAGGGGttttccctggcacagcaggagcagcacagcacagagcactggcacagcacagagc actggcacagcacagagcaggat agcagcacagagcaggatgcCAGAGCCAGTTTTCCCTGGCAcagtggagcagcaggagcagcactggcacagcacacagcaggatgtcagagccagttttccctggcacagcacagagcaggataTCAGAGCCAGTTTCCCCTGGCACAGTGAGAGCAGCCCCGCACGGCTCTTGGACAGAGACAATTCCTGTTTGCACTTTTCTCCACCTCAACGAAGTGTCCCTGGCAAAGGGCAGCActgggctggtgctggtggcAATTCTCCCATCTCCAGGCTGGGGACTGATTCCAGTCAGCGCAGGAGGAATGGGAGGAAGAGGCACCAGGGCTTTCTCTTGAAGATGCTGAGAGATTTTGGAAGGCTGTAG